One Pomacea canaliculata isolate SZHN2017 linkage group LG9, ASM307304v1, whole genome shotgun sequence DNA segment encodes these proteins:
- the LOC112572301 gene encoding F-box only protein 39-like isoform X1 has translation MSDRFTVRRTPGERRQDPAVPWDTLPQEALVKVFSYLCDGDRLQASLACKAWHRVLGMARLWRLRSFCFRCQNDFHMRQVCYDGFFREHGQHLQQVILEFASPNRDVVRCFQAFVAKANECTALRLLTIKVRLLFLPFELEQWSGYRTKIVRALCLLLKRQPMLQEADFYFCQFTHNEGLQVLKAVTGDLRLKTRRNITTLSIREFFQRSTLDISLSTFTEVMGRFSALAYLRVDQHYLCDAVLDKLITGCAQTLRHLDIVMNTTVVHAIDSHTWSLAVQRCPSLTVTVRLHKTFTFEEYSRVLVASMPLTRVILWGRSVIGNTRFADVARFLGYVSDIFFHTIEVVDVKAYRFLKVGNDTEGYLEVDEAVEKLIETCVRLKRLLLCIPLMPETLDKLSRVLAARAQNEMKRLEVKVLDEKMSPEYIQERWPALRALSPHEIRFDDF, from the exons ATGAGTGACAGGTTCACTGTTCGGCGGACGCCAGGGGAAAGACGCCAAGACCCTGCTGTCCCATGGGACACCCTCCCACAGGAGGCGCTAGTAAAAGTGTTTAGCTACCTGTGTGATGGGGACAGGTTGCAAGCGTCCCTGGCCTGTAAGGCCTGGCATAGGGTTTTAGGAATGGCCCGCCTCTGGCGTCTCcgcagtttttgttttcgttgtcaGAACGATTTCCACATGCGGCAGGTGTGTTATGACGGCTTCTTTCGCGAGCACGGACAGCACTTGCAGCAAGTGATTCTGGAGTTTGCTTCACCGAACAGAGACGTTGTACGGTGCTTCCAAGCGTTCGTGGCAAAAGCGAATGAGTGCACTGCACTCAGACTTCTAACAATCAAGGTTCGGCTCCTCTTCTTACCCTTCGAGCTGGAGCAATGGTCCGGTTATCGAACAAAG ATCGTGCGAGCCCTGTGTTTGCTGCTGAAACGGCAACCGATGCTGCAAGAGGCCGACTTTTACTTTTGCCAGTTCACACACAACGAGGGTCTGCAGGTGCTGAAGGCTGTCACTGGTGACCTGCGCTTGAAGACCAGGCGGAATATCACAACTCTGAGCATTAGAGAGTTCTTCCAGCGTTCGACTCTTGACATCAGCTTGAGCACCTTCACCGAGGTCATGGGTCGCTTTTCCGCGCTCGCTTATCTGCGTGTGGACCAG CACTACCTGTGTGACGCCGTCCTGGACAAGCTCATCACCGGCTGCGCACAAACGCTGCGCCACCTGGACATCGTGATGAACACGACGGTGGTGCACGCCATCGACTCGCACACCTGGTCGCTCGCTGTCCAGCGGTGTCCGTCACTGACTGTCACAGTGAGGTTACATAAAACATTCACCTTCGAGGAGTACTCTCGTGTGCTCGTGGCGTCAATGCCTTTGACCAGA GTGATTCTATGGGGCAGGAGCGTGATTGGTAACACAAGATTTGCTGACGTGGCGCGTTTTCTCGGATATGTCTCTGACATTTTCTTCCACACTATCG AGGTAGTGGACGTGAAGGCTTATAGATTCCTGAAGGTGGGCAATGACACTGAGGGATACCTGGAGGTGGACGAGGCAGTCGAGAAGCTCATCGAGACCTGTGTCCGACTGAAGCGACTTTTGTTGTGCATCCCCCTGATGCCAGAGACACTGGACAAACTGTCACGTGTTCTAGCCGCCCGCGCACAGAATG AAATGAAACGCCTGGAGGTGAAGGTTTTAGATGAAAAGATGTCACCAGAATATATCCAGGAAAGATGGCCAGCACTGCGTGCTTTGAGCCCTCATGAGATTCGTTtcgatgatttttaa
- the LOC112572301 gene encoding F-box only protein 39-like isoform X2 encodes MSDRFTVRRTPGERRQDPAVPWDTLPQEALVKVFSYLCDGDRLQASLACKAWHRVLGMARLWRLRSFCFRCQNDFHMRQVCYDGFFREHGQHLQQVILEFASPNRDVVRCFQAFVAKANECTALRLLTIKIVRALCLLLKRQPMLQEADFYFCQFTHNEGLQVLKAVTGDLRLKTRRNITTLSIREFFQRSTLDISLSTFTEVMGRFSALAYLRVDQHYLCDAVLDKLITGCAQTLRHLDIVMNTTVVHAIDSHTWSLAVQRCPSLTVTVRLHKTFTFEEYSRVLVASMPLTRVILWGRSVIGNTRFADVARFLGYVSDIFFHTIEVVDVKAYRFLKVGNDTEGYLEVDEAVEKLIETCVRLKRLLLCIPLMPETLDKLSRVLAARAQNEMKRLEVKVLDEKMSPEYIQERWPALRALSPHEIRFDDF; translated from the exons ATGAGTGACAGGTTCACTGTTCGGCGGACGCCAGGGGAAAGACGCCAAGACCCTGCTGTCCCATGGGACACCCTCCCACAGGAGGCGCTAGTAAAAGTGTTTAGCTACCTGTGTGATGGGGACAGGTTGCAAGCGTCCCTGGCCTGTAAGGCCTGGCATAGGGTTTTAGGAATGGCCCGCCTCTGGCGTCTCcgcagtttttgttttcgttgtcaGAACGATTTCCACATGCGGCAGGTGTGTTATGACGGCTTCTTTCGCGAGCACGGACAGCACTTGCAGCAAGTGATTCTGGAGTTTGCTTCACCGAACAGAGACGTTGTACGGTGCTTCCAAGCGTTCGTGGCAAAAGCGAATGAGTGCACTGCACTCAGACTTCTAACAATCAAG ATCGTGCGAGCCCTGTGTTTGCTGCTGAAACGGCAACCGATGCTGCAAGAGGCCGACTTTTACTTTTGCCAGTTCACACACAACGAGGGTCTGCAGGTGCTGAAGGCTGTCACTGGTGACCTGCGCTTGAAGACCAGGCGGAATATCACAACTCTGAGCATTAGAGAGTTCTTCCAGCGTTCGACTCTTGACATCAGCTTGAGCACCTTCACCGAGGTCATGGGTCGCTTTTCCGCGCTCGCTTATCTGCGTGTGGACCAG CACTACCTGTGTGACGCCGTCCTGGACAAGCTCATCACCGGCTGCGCACAAACGCTGCGCCACCTGGACATCGTGATGAACACGACGGTGGTGCACGCCATCGACTCGCACACCTGGTCGCTCGCTGTCCAGCGGTGTCCGTCACTGACTGTCACAGTGAGGTTACATAAAACATTCACCTTCGAGGAGTACTCTCGTGTGCTCGTGGCGTCAATGCCTTTGACCAGA GTGATTCTATGGGGCAGGAGCGTGATTGGTAACACAAGATTTGCTGACGTGGCGCGTTTTCTCGGATATGTCTCTGACATTTTCTTCCACACTATCG AGGTAGTGGACGTGAAGGCTTATAGATTCCTGAAGGTGGGCAATGACACTGAGGGATACCTGGAGGTGGACGAGGCAGTCGAGAAGCTCATCGAGACCTGTGTCCGACTGAAGCGACTTTTGTTGTGCATCCCCCTGATGCCAGAGACACTGGACAAACTGTCACGTGTTCTAGCCGCCCGCGCACAGAATG AAATGAAACGCCTGGAGGTGAAGGTTTTAGATGAAAAGATGTCACCAGAATATATCCAGGAAAGATGGCCAGCACTGCGTGCTTTGAGCCCTCATGAGATTCGTTtcgatgatttttaa